The Methylomonas koyamae genome has a segment encoding these proteins:
- a CDS encoding ATP-binding protein, whose amino-acid sequence MLSHILPKAEISIRENLRWLYILRNLMLFAVTFAVFIAVNGLGIELPQNQLWLAIFAISILNLYTWLRLRTPEEVTEHEIFSQICMDVLALAYLLYLTGGASNPIIWVFLLPLIVTAIMLPQAYAWNMVIITSCVYTVLIAYNVPLPAIEPHLAHPAMAELTPEMSLQMHLMNDRRYFNLHVFGMWFGFVFSAGLVAFFVVELSKTLKERERNLADARESALRDERVVSLGTLAASAAHDMGTPLGTIAILTHEMVEDFPEHRYPELYHKLMIVQQQIDRCKQALSVMSASAGEMRAESGKVMLVSEYIDEVLHQWRAHKSATRLKLFVSPNVDMAAKIIAERTVTHSIINILNNAAEASPDDAGIEFHAEWSDDNLFLRIRDFGPGLPAEFIDFAGHQPVKSNKQGMGVGLFLTYTTIKRLGGTIQFSNLDSGGACVEISLPLLAKESIHDQFAYG is encoded by the coding sequence ATGCTTTCCCACATCCTACCCAAAGCCGAAATCTCGATCCGGGAAAACCTCAGGTGGTTGTACATCCTGAGAAATCTGATGCTGTTCGCGGTGACCTTTGCCGTGTTCATTGCCGTCAACGGGCTGGGCATCGAGCTGCCGCAAAACCAGTTGTGGTTAGCGATTTTTGCGATCTCGATACTCAATTTATACACCTGGCTGCGGCTGCGCACGCCGGAAGAAGTCACCGAGCACGAGATTTTTTCGCAGATCTGCATGGACGTGCTGGCGTTGGCTTATCTGCTGTACCTGACCGGAGGCGCTTCGAATCCGATCATTTGGGTGTTTCTATTGCCGTTGATCGTAACGGCGATCATGTTGCCCCAGGCTTACGCGTGGAACATGGTGATCATAACTTCGTGTGTCTACACCGTGTTGATCGCCTATAACGTGCCGCTTCCGGCCATCGAGCCGCATTTGGCGCATCCGGCCATGGCCGAGTTGACGCCGGAAATGAGTCTGCAGATGCATCTGATGAACGATAGGCGCTATTTCAATCTGCACGTGTTCGGCATGTGGTTCGGTTTTGTGTTCAGCGCCGGCTTGGTCGCGTTCTTTGTCGTGGAATTGTCGAAAACGTTAAAAGAGCGCGAGCGCAATCTGGCCGATGCCCGCGAGAGTGCCTTGCGGGATGAGCGCGTGGTTTCGCTGGGTACGTTGGCGGCCAGCGCGGCTCACGATATGGGCACGCCGCTGGGTACGATCGCGATCCTCACGCACGAAATGGTCGAGGATTTCCCCGAGCACCGGTACCCTGAGCTCTACCACAAGCTGATGATCGTGCAGCAGCAAATCGACCGCTGCAAGCAGGCGTTGTCGGTGATGTCGGCGTCGGCCGGCGAGATGCGGGCCGAATCGGGCAAGGTCATGCTGGTCAGCGAGTATATCGACGAAGTTTTGCACCAATGGCGGGCGCACAAATCGGCTACCCGGCTGAAATTATTCGTATCCCCGAACGTGGACATGGCGGCGAAAATCATCGCCGAGCGCACGGTGACCCATTCCATTATCAACATACTGAACAACGCGGCCGAGGCTTCTCCGGACGACGCCGGTATCGAGTTTCATGCCGAGTGGAGCGATGACAATTTGTTTTTGCGGATACGGGATTTCGGTCCGGGTCTGCCAGCCGAGTTTATCGATTTCGCCGGGCATCAGCCGGTGAAAAGCAACAAGCAGGGCATGGGGGTGGGTTTGTTTTTGACCTATACCACGATAAAACGCTTGGGCGGTACAATACAGTTCAGTAATCTCGACAGCGGCGGAGCTTGCGTGGAGATCAGTTTGCCGTTGTTAGCTAAGGAGAGTATCCATGACCAATTTGCCTACGGATAA
- a CDS encoding VPLPA-CTERM sorting domain-containing protein produces the protein MNKTILASSLALALSTGAAQASLTINSVHDTATPNKIEAYYIQANTSGSSNIFLSSIDTNVDVGGEPLSLAMNGLLSVWQLSGSNWVLVGANDEAPRDASNSKNIYGVNVHQWAAADPFGGISDPGLTLNLTAGSTYLILQSDTNNGPTSLSNEQNLVGSLGQTIAVGSPFQAALWGTYDAWGAPTEGVQLNNYTLTITGDVSQVSAPPAAVPVPAAVWLFGSVLGGFGLFGRRKSA, from the coding sequence ATGAACAAGACAATTCTGGCCTCATCCCTAGCCCTCGCACTGTCGACCGGTGCCGCGCAAGCTTCGTTAACCATTAACAGCGTACACGATACCGCCACCCCGAATAAGATCGAAGCTTATTACATCCAAGCCAATACTTCCGGCAGCTCCAACATTTTTCTGAGCTCCATCGATACGAACGTCGACGTCGGAGGCGAGCCGCTTTCGCTGGCAATGAACGGCCTGCTCAGCGTCTGGCAACTGTCGGGCAGCAACTGGGTTTTGGTTGGCGCCAACGATGAAGCCCCCAGAGACGCTTCCAACTCAAAGAACATTTATGGCGTTAACGTTCATCAGTGGGCCGCAGCCGATCCTTTTGGAGGCATCTCCGACCCGGGTCTAACCTTAAACTTGACCGCCGGCTCAACCTATTTGATTTTGCAATCCGACACCAACAACGGCCCAACGTCTCTATCGAATGAACAGAATTTGGTCGGCAGCTTAGGTCAAACCATTGCCGTGGGTTCTCCATTTCAAGCCGCATTATGGGGAACCTACGATGCCTGGGGCGCACCTACTGAGGGCGTGCAATTGAATAACTACACTTTGACCATTACCGGCGACGTCAGCCAAGTATCCGCACCGCCAGCCGCAGTGCCGGTGCCAGCCGCCGTCTGGTTGTTCGGCTCGGTTCTGGGTGGATTTGGCCTGTTCGGCCGCAGAAAGTCCGCTTAA
- the radA gene encoding DNA repair protein RadA produces MAKKTKSAFVCTECGADFAGWAGQCNQCGAWNTIKEVKLGGGKSERERSGYAGSRSAVQLLSEVNLAQAERISTGLAEFDRVLGGGIVKGSVVLIGGAPGAGKSTILLQAVAHIARQLPVLYVSGEESLQQIAERAHRLQLNSAGIKMLAETSVQQICQVLDEEQPQVVIIDSIQVMYTADSDSAPGSVSQVRESASYLTQYAKRTGVSFFMVGHVTKDQSLAGPMTLSHIVDAQVVLSSTDDARFRVLRADKNRFGSVGELGFFAMESSGLKEVKNPSAMFLSRAEKPAPGSVVTVLWEGTRPLLVEIQALVTESQYGNPRRLAVGLDQNRLAMLLAVLSRHGGIFTGNDEIYANVVGGIKVSETSTDLAILVGVVSSLRDRIVPYDAVFFGEVGLNGEIRPVANGHARLNEAAKHGFKKAIIPKSNKPKDGVKNLEIHAVGNIQEALAVVNEL; encoded by the coding sequence ATGGCTAAAAAAACCAAATCCGCTTTCGTCTGCACCGAGTGCGGCGCCGATTTTGCCGGCTGGGCCGGCCAGTGCAACCAGTGCGGAGCCTGGAATACGATCAAGGAAGTCAAACTCGGCGGCGGCAAATCGGAGCGCGAGCGTTCGGGTTATGCCGGCAGCCGCAGTGCGGTGCAATTGTTGTCCGAAGTCAATCTGGCTCAGGCCGAACGGATTTCCACCGGTCTGGCCGAGTTCGACCGGGTGTTGGGCGGCGGCATCGTCAAGGGCAGCGTGGTGTTGATCGGCGGCGCGCCCGGCGCCGGCAAGAGTACGATTTTGTTGCAAGCCGTCGCCCATATCGCCCGGCAACTGCCGGTGCTGTACGTGTCGGGCGAGGAGTCGTTGCAACAGATCGCCGAACGCGCCCATCGGTTGCAGCTCAATAGCGCCGGCATCAAGATGTTGGCCGAAACCTCGGTGCAGCAGATTTGCCAGGTGTTGGACGAAGAGCAGCCGCAGGTTGTCATCATCGATTCGATTCAGGTCATGTACACGGCGGACTCCGACTCGGCGCCGGGCTCGGTGTCGCAGGTGCGGGAGTCGGCCAGTTATTTGACCCAATACGCCAAGCGCACTGGCGTATCGTTCTTTATGGTCGGCCACGTCACCAAGGACCAGTCGTTGGCCGGGCCGATGACCTTGAGCCATATCGTCGACGCCCAGGTGGTGCTGTCTTCGACCGACGATGCGCGGTTTCGGGTGCTGCGGGCCGACAAGAACCGTTTCGGCAGCGTCGGCGAGCTGGGTTTTTTTGCGATGGAAAGCAGCGGCTTGAAGGAAGTGAAAAACCCGTCGGCAATGTTTTTGTCGCGGGCGGAAAAACCGGCGCCGGGCAGCGTGGTGACGGTGTTATGGGAAGGCACCCGACCGCTATTGGTGGAAATCCAGGCGTTGGTCACGGAAAGCCAGTACGGCAATCCGCGCCGGCTGGCGGTGGGTCTGGACCAAAACCGTTTGGCGATGTTGCTGGCGGTGTTGTCGCGCCACGGCGGCATTTTCACCGGCAACGACGAGATTTACGCCAATGTGGTCGGCGGCATCAAGGTCAGCGAGACCAGCACCGATTTGGCGATCTTGGTTGGCGTGGTGTCCAGTTTGCGCGACCGCATCGTGCCTTACGATGCGGTGTTTTTCGGCGAAGTGGGTTTGAACGGCGAAATCCGCCCGGTCGCCAATGGCCATGCCCGCCTCAACGAAGCCGCCAAACACGGCTTTAAAAAAGCCATCATTCCGAAAAGCAACAAACCCAAGGACGGCGTCAAAAATCTGGAAATTCACGCGGTGGGTAATATTCAGGAAGCGTTGGCGGTGGTCAACGAACTGTAG
- a CDS encoding DUF3570 domain-containing protein, whose amino-acid sequence MAVTDEHTDQPTNHAPAKSPAFATPTLQAFTVAAQILLGVQVPNTGVAAEDDSADFQYSHYQEGKRNLYGSRPDSRNPIEVDSIHGRANAMLTDRIKLGFNYIQDTWSGATPIATAPLVFGGNNRYTSGTATGASPFISPPNTMYVDRNFNPMQYHGDDPNTGIGLFSQNRQLVHTLSTASPETRRQGDFRLGYEWDEAEANLGGGVSSERDYESRFVNLGGRIDFNQKLTSLNLGLSYTNSDTNALLDHDATPYINVRAYRESGQIRSTTTGTRLTGTKEDIAASLGLTQILSKDSLIQADLSFTHSSGYMANPYKVMEALFVDPNQVPDLIDPFGDGKDYFSDGRPADVLKGDLRAFLEKRPTLRNQWNLGGRYVQYFHTFDAALHFDYRFSHDDWGINSHTFEADWVQPLGSGWTVTPRVRYYSQDAADFYKPYLLVNQAVSSNFTTSNDYRKLPDYYSSDQRLSGYGTLSGGISVSKQFAKGITLETGFEYYTHSGSLKIGGNGEGNYSNFNYFVANAGLKVNFSAVGAGKAGGEHHHHAHHHHGAEIPAGVMFAHMMDQADAVMVGYRYMYSAQAGDMLRGSSVANDPAIVNFGCGSANIDKCFIAPERMSMHMHMLDLMYAPTDWLNLMLMPQFVDMDMDMRQIADPAAYAGLPPPPNKLDHITHHISAGHSTGGVGDTGMYALFKLFGTPDHHVNLTLGVTAPTGDVSNRLRRNHQVDGGFNDYGMQLGSGTWDFKPALSYTGQNGEWSWGAQVNGTKRLDNKNASGYALGDIIQSTAWGSYQWLDWLSTSVRGVYTAQGAVRGQFNGLIQTMAPSDFPKNYGGQYWDVGFGVNARVLSGDLAGNSLSFEWLEPVATKQNGYQLERDAALAATWTYAF is encoded by the coding sequence GTGGCTGTTACTGACGAGCACACCGATCAGCCAACAAACCATGCGCCGGCCAAATCGCCGGCGTTCGCTACACCGACCCTGCAGGCGTTTACGGTAGCGGCGCAGATACTGCTTGGCGTGCAGGTACCGAATACCGGGGTTGCCGCCGAAGACGACAGCGCGGATTTTCAGTACAGCCATTATCAGGAAGGCAAGCGCAATTTGTACGGCAGCCGACCCGACAGCCGTAACCCGATCGAAGTCGACAGCATACACGGCCGCGCCAACGCCATGCTGACCGACCGGATCAAACTCGGCTTCAACTATATTCAGGACACCTGGTCCGGCGCCACGCCCATTGCCACTGCCCCGTTGGTTTTCGGCGGCAATAACCGTTATACCAGCGGCACGGCGACCGGTGCCTCGCCGTTTATATCCCCGCCAAACACGATGTATGTCGACCGGAATTTCAACCCGATGCAATATCACGGGGACGACCCGAACACAGGGATAGGTTTGTTTAGCCAAAACCGGCAGTTAGTCCATACCCTGTCGACGGCCTCGCCGGAAACCCGCAGACAAGGCGATTTCAGATTGGGCTACGAATGGGACGAAGCCGAAGCCAATCTGGGCGGCGGCGTATCGTCCGAGCGGGATTACGAATCGCGCTTCGTCAATCTGGGCGGGCGTATCGATTTCAACCAAAAACTGACCAGCCTGAATCTGGGCTTGAGCTATACCAACAGCGACACCAACGCCTTGCTCGACCATGATGCAACACCTTACATCAATGTTCGAGCTTACAGGGAATCAGGACAAATTCGCAGCACGACCACCGGAACCCGCCTGACCGGCACCAAGGAAGACATCGCCGCCAGCCTGGGCCTGACTCAAATTTTGAGCAAAGACTCACTGATTCAGGCCGACTTGAGTTTTACCCATAGCAGCGGCTACATGGCCAACCCGTATAAGGTGATGGAAGCATTGTTCGTCGATCCGAATCAGGTTCCTGACTTAATAGACCCATTCGGCGACGGCAAGGATTATTTTAGCGACGGCCGACCAGCCGATGTTCTGAAAGGCGATCTAAGGGCATTTCTGGAAAAGCGGCCCACCCTGCGCAACCAATGGAACCTGGGTGGCCGTTACGTCCAATACTTCCATACCTTCGATGCCGCCCTGCATTTCGATTACCGCTTCTCGCACGACGACTGGGGCATCAACTCCCACACCTTCGAAGCCGATTGGGTGCAACCGTTGGGTTCGGGCTGGACCGTAACTCCCCGAGTCCGTTATTACTCGCAGGACGCGGCCGATTTCTATAAACCCTACCTGCTAGTCAACCAGGCAGTTTCTTCAAATTTTACGACTAGCAACGACTACCGAAAACTGCCCGACTATTACTCCAGCGACCAGCGCTTATCCGGCTACGGCACGCTGAGCGGCGGCATCTCGGTCAGCAAACAATTCGCCAAAGGCATTACCCTGGAAACCGGGTTCGAATACTACACCCATTCCGGCTCGCTCAAGATCGGCGGCAACGGCGAAGGCAACTATTCCAACTTTAACTATTTCGTAGCCAATGCCGGCTTGAAAGTCAATTTCTCGGCCGTCGGTGCCGGTAAAGCCGGCGGCGAACACCACCATCACGCGCACCACCACCATGGCGCCGAAATACCGGCCGGCGTCATGTTCGCCCACATGATGGATCAGGCCGACGCCGTGATGGTCGGTTACCGGTACATGTACAGCGCCCAGGCCGGAGACATGTTACGCGGCTCGTCGGTCGCCAACGACCCGGCCATCGTCAATTTCGGCTGCGGCAGCGCCAATATCGACAAATGCTTCATCGCGCCGGAGCGCATGAGCATGCACATGCACATGCTGGATCTGATGTACGCACCGACCGATTGGTTGAACTTGATGTTGATGCCGCAATTCGTCGACATGGACATGGATATGCGGCAAATAGCCGATCCCGCGGCTTATGCCGGATTACCGCCGCCCCCTAACAAACTGGACCACATCACCCACCACATCAGCGCCGGCCATAGCACCGGCGGCGTCGGCGATACCGGCATGTACGCCTTGTTCAAATTGTTCGGCACGCCCGACCACCACGTCAATCTGACCTTGGGTGTCACCGCGCCGACCGGCGACGTTTCCAACCGGCTGCGCCGCAACCACCAGGTGGACGGCGGTTTTAACGACTACGGCATGCAATTGGGCAGCGGCACCTGGGATTTCAAACCCGCGCTGAGTTATACCGGACAAAACGGCGAATGGTCTTGGGGGGCACAGGTCAACGGTACCAAGCGTCTGGACAACAAAAACGCGTCCGGTTACGCACTGGGCGATATCATCCAATCCACCGCCTGGGGCAGTTACCAGTGGCTGGACTGGCTGTCTACCTCGGTGCGCGGCGTCTATACCGCTCAGGGTGCAGTCAGAGGCCAATTCAATGGCTTGATCCAAACCATGGCACCGTCCGATTTTCCGAAAAACTACGGCGGCCAATATTGGGATGTCGGCTTTGGCGTCAACGCCCGCGTACTGAGCGGCGATTTGGCCGGAAATAGCCTGAGTTTCGAATGGCTGGAACCGGTGGCGACCAAGCAAAACGGCTACCAATTAGAGCGGGACGCGGCTTTGGCGGCGACCTGGACTTACGCGTTTTAG
- a CDS encoding DUF4266 domain-containing protein: MSDEMRGHIYGSREAGAGSNTAKGGGGCGCY; this comes from the coding sequence ATGTCCGATGAAATGCGCGGCCATATCTACGGCAGCCGCGAAGCCGGCGCCGGCAGCAACACGGCGAAAGGAGGCGGCGGCTGTGGCTGTTACTGA
- a CDS encoding response regulator transcription factor — protein sequence MTNLPTDKPNLLLVDDDVTYCSVLKPALEKRNFQVTVANDVATAMKLAEQTEPEYAVIDLRIGFDSGLEMVKKLISLDDNTQIVMLTGFASIATAVEAIKLGAIHYLTKPANADEIVSALYKNEGDASVAISDSPLSVKRLEWEHLQKVLMQHDGNISAAARALNMHRRTLQRKLEKKPVKE from the coding sequence ATGACCAATTTGCCTACGGATAAGCCGAATTTATTGTTGGTTGACGATGACGTAACCTATTGTTCGGTGTTGAAGCCGGCGTTGGAAAAGCGCAATTTTCAGGTAACGGTAGCCAACGATGTGGCGACGGCGATGAAATTGGCCGAGCAGACCGAGCCGGAGTACGCGGTAATCGATTTGCGGATCGGTTTCGATTCCGGGCTGGAGATGGTCAAGAAGCTGATTTCGCTCGACGACAATACCCAAATCGTCATGTTGACCGGTTTCGCCAGCATTGCGACCGCGGTGGAGGCGATCAAGTTAGGTGCAATCCATTATCTGACCAAGCCGGCGAATGCCGACGAAATTGTCAGCGCGCTATACAAAAACGAGGGCGACGCCTCGGTGGCTATCAGCGATAGCCCGTTATCGGTAAAGCGTCTGGAATGGGAACATTTGCAAAAAGTACTGATGCAACACGACGGCAACATTTCCGCCGCCGCGCGCGCCCTGAATATGCATCGAAGGACTTTGCAACGGAAGCTGGAGAAAAAACCGGTCAAGGAATGA
- a CDS encoding HEAT repeat domain-containing protein, with translation MRSIRLLAYSLLLLPLPAVAERQVMLERTGPGEFRVAPGKAGLEQVLAQIAEKSAIRLHYSALPKESASADCAGKLESLLPCLLGPQANLAFRYSSAPSGNRQLTEAWILPQPAESDSETGRALATEPAPTVTDNTPTFLEQAKDPQQRMQAIANLAMAGRFDDMQVKAAIKDALKDKDPGVRAQAVLALRQTQDGDAVNQIAQAMHDSNADVRLLATESVGDNALLLQQALTDSDRTIREYAAAKLAALNQSN, from the coding sequence ATGCGCTCGATTCGCCTGCTCGCCTACAGCTTACTGCTGCTGCCTTTGCCGGCCGTAGCGGAACGGCAGGTAATGCTCGAGCGCACCGGGCCGGGCGAATTTAGAGTGGCTCCAGGCAAAGCCGGCCTGGAGCAAGTGCTAGCGCAGATTGCCGAAAAATCGGCAATCAGGCTGCACTATTCCGCGTTACCGAAGGAATCGGCCAGCGCGGATTGTGCCGGCAAACTGGAGAGTTTGTTGCCGTGCCTGCTCGGCCCGCAAGCGAACCTGGCATTTCGCTATTCGTCGGCTCCGAGCGGGAACAGGCAACTAACGGAAGCCTGGATACTGCCGCAGCCTGCCGAAAGCGACAGCGAAACCGGCCGGGCCTTGGCCACAGAGCCGGCACCAACCGTAACCGACAATACGCCAACCTTTCTGGAGCAAGCCAAAGATCCGCAACAACGGATGCAGGCCATCGCCAATTTGGCCATGGCCGGGCGGTTCGACGATATGCAAGTCAAGGCAGCAATCAAAGACGCGTTGAAAGACAAAGATCCGGGAGTGCGGGCGCAAGCGGTGTTGGCATTGCGCCAAACCCAGGACGGGGACGCGGTTAACCAAATCGCCCAAGCCATGCACGACAGCAATGCCGATGTCCGCCTATTGGCGACGGAAAGCGTAGGCGACAACGCCTTGCTATTACAGCAGGCCCTCACGGACAGCGACCGTACTATCCGCGAATATGCCGCCGCCAAATTGGCCGCACTGAACCAATCCAATTAA
- a CDS encoding TlpA family protein disulfide reductase, translating into MTLKHIFFLGLSFAATITSQAAELGEPVPQCPAQLAESETTLDFSRYKGKVLLVDFWATWCGPCQKSMPFLNQLRNELQADGFEIIAINVDENSDEARRFLQTRSVDYPILFDPQGKCPSAFGVQAMPSSFFVDKTGKVRKIHLGFRETDQSEIRDQVAKLLAE; encoded by the coding sequence ATGACGCTAAAGCATATTTTTTTTCTAGGACTCTCATTCGCGGCGACAATCACCAGCCAAGCGGCCGAACTGGGCGAACCCGTACCGCAATGCCCCGCCCAATTAGCCGAATCTGAAACTACTCTGGATTTTAGCCGCTACAAGGGCAAAGTCTTGCTGGTCGATTTCTGGGCGACCTGGTGCGGCCCCTGCCAAAAGTCAATGCCGTTTCTGAACCAATTGCGTAACGAGCTGCAAGCGGACGGATTTGAAATCATTGCCATCAATGTCGATGAAAATAGCGACGAAGCCCGCCGTTTTCTGCAAACCCGCTCAGTCGACTATCCGATACTGTTCGACCCGCAAGGCAAATGCCCCAGCGCGTTTGGAGTACAAGCCATGCCCTCGTCGTTCTTCGTCGATAAAACCGGAAAAGTCCGCAAAATCCACCTGGGATTCCGCGAAACCGACCAGTCCGAGATCCGCGATCAAGTCGCCAAATTGCTCGCCGAATAA
- a CDS encoding fused MFS/spermidine synthase, which yields MNHPPLAGGGRAGLFLTVFVTGAAVMVIELLGTRMIAPFYGASLYVWSSLISITMIALALGYFVGGRWADRAERTGLSLVIALAGLLTLTIPWLTRPVLLATDPLGLRAGAFASALALFLPSLTMLGMVSPFAIKLYTARIDGVGSSAGSIYAVSTVGSVVGTLVLGFFLFPFVGSREILVGLGVLLLMLGLAIAVVEKKYLGNSRLLPCLFLAALAAGLLPAIVVGRSSGNDQFHIQSERESLYGWVRVIDHPANDLRVMTSDASAIGAETISNGENRLTYQNIVDALPSLAPGIRRALVVGLGAGKMANTLHERYGIATDTLEIDPAVADAAADYFGFKPRGKNIIGDARYEIRHLTGPYDLIIHDCFTGGSEPSHLLTVETLTQLRGLLSDHGIMALNFVAFYDGGRNPSLASVSRTLEQVFPHQLFFVSEPGENFNDFIFLATNHPIDIAAQGLPEAQQTWLAQRRLPLDNAGGTIITDNYNPLEHLQIAKAENYRRVVIDAFGPELMVR from the coding sequence ATGAACCACCCACCACTTGCCGGCGGCGGCCGCGCCGGACTGTTCCTAACCGTTTTCGTCACGGGCGCAGCCGTCATGGTCATCGAATTGCTCGGCACGCGCATGATCGCGCCGTTTTACGGCGCCAGCCTTTATGTCTGGTCGTCGTTGATTTCGATCACCATGATTGCGCTGGCACTGGGTTATTTCGTCGGCGGCCGCTGGGCGGACCGGGCCGAGCGGACCGGCTTGTCGTTGGTCATTGCGCTGGCCGGGCTGTTAACCTTGACCATCCCCTGGCTGACGCGCCCGGTATTGTTGGCGACCGATCCGCTAGGGTTACGCGCCGGGGCTTTTGCCAGCGCACTCGCCTTGTTCCTGCCCAGCCTGACCATGCTGGGCATGGTGAGCCCATTTGCCATCAAACTTTATACCGCGCGTATCGACGGCGTCGGTTCCAGCGCCGGTTCGATCTATGCCGTCAGCACGGTAGGCAGCGTTGTCGGTACTTTGGTCTTGGGCTTCTTCTTATTTCCATTTGTCGGCTCGCGGGAAATTCTGGTCGGACTGGGCGTATTACTGCTGATGCTGGGTCTGGCGATCGCGGTTGTCGAAAAAAAGTATCTCGGCAACAGCCGCTTGCTGCCCTGCCTATTTTTGGCGGCGCTGGCCGCCGGTTTATTGCCGGCCATCGTTGTCGGCCGTAGCAGCGGCAACGACCAATTTCACATTCAATCCGAACGCGAAAGCCTGTATGGCTGGGTCAGAGTGATCGACCATCCGGCCAACGACCTGCGCGTCATGACCTCGGATGCCTCGGCGATAGGCGCGGAAACCATTTCCAACGGCGAGAACCGTTTGACCTACCAAAACATCGTCGACGCCCTACCCTCGCTGGCGCCGGGCATCCGCCGCGCCCTGGTGGTCGGCCTCGGTGCCGGCAAGATGGCGAACACGCTGCACGAGCGCTACGGCATTGCCACCGATACTCTCGAAATCGACCCGGCGGTGGCCGACGCGGCCGCCGATTATTTCGGTTTTAAACCGCGAGGCAAAAACATCATCGGCGACGCCCGTTACGAAATTCGCCACTTGACCGGGCCCTACGATCTGATCATTCACGATTGTTTTACCGGGGGCTCCGAGCCCTCGCACCTGTTGACCGTCGAAACGCTGACCCAACTGCGCGGCTTGTTGTCGGACCACGGCATCATGGCGCTCAATTTCGTCGCGTTCTACGACGGCGGCCGTAATCCTTCTCTAGCCAGCGTTTCGCGTACGCTTGAACAAGTCTTTCCGCACCAGTTGTTTTTCGTGTCCGAACCGGGCGAAAACTTCAACGATTTTATTTTTCTGGCGACTAACCACCCTATCGATATCGCTGCCCAGGGCTTGCCGGAAGCGCAACAAACTTGGTTGGCGCAACGCAGACTGCCCCTGGACAACGCGGGCGGCACGATCATTACCGACAACTATAATCCGCTGGAACATCTGCAAATTGCCAAAGCCGAGAATTACCGCCGGGTCGTGATCGATGCATTCGGCCCGGAACTGATGGTGCGTTGA
- a CDS encoding DVUA0089 family protein — MKKIHALLAVLTLLSTTAQADLAWVDATQYDANQVDYFSFQVDAAGEVNIYTASNAPFNPLLTLWTTTAANPTAADWTKLAFNDDRTTANFFETTNSKDSQLVLNLGIGNYLATITGFGNNTLGNTLSSGFSGGGSFSSTFLYSLNIDSSVVSALESANPPAAVPLPATAWMLMSGLMGVLGISKRKSR, encoded by the coding sequence ATGAAAAAAATCCATGCCTTGTTGGCTGTATTAACCTTACTTTCGACCACCGCTCAAGCCGACCTCGCCTGGGTCGACGCCACCCAATACGACGCCAACCAAGTCGACTATTTCAGCTTTCAGGTCGATGCGGCCGGCGAAGTCAATATTTACACCGCCTCCAATGCCCCGTTCAACCCATTGTTGACGCTGTGGACCACAACCGCGGCCAATCCGACCGCCGCCGACTGGACCAAACTGGCTTTCAACGACGACCGCACCACCGCTAATTTCTTCGAGACCACCAACAGCAAGGACTCGCAACTGGTTCTGAACCTGGGGATCGGAAACTATTTGGCAACCATCACCGGATTCGGCAACAATACTCTGGGCAACACCTTGTCTAGCGGGTTCTCCGGCGGCGGCAGCTTTTCCAGTACGTTCCTTTATTCGCTGAACATCGACAGCTCGGTCGTGTCGGCCTTGGAAAGCGCCAATCCGCCCGCAGCAGTTCCGCTACCGGCAACGGCCTGGATGCTGATGTCCGGTTTGATGGGCGTATTGGGTATCTCCAAGCGCAAAAGCCGATAA
- a CDS encoding ISAs1 family transposase: protein MQQILSNLKADDHRRLAIAVRVHWSNLHWVLDVAFDEDRNRTRQNHSAANLAVIRHIALNLFKNETSRKVGIKVKRKRAGWDNDYLLRLIRGI, encoded by the coding sequence ATGCAACAAATCCTTTCCAACCTGAAAGCCGACGATCACCGGCGCCTGGCAATCGCCGTCCGTGTTCACTGGTCTAATCTGCATTGGGTGCTGGATGTGGCTTTCGACGAAGACCGCAACCGCACTCGTCAGAACCATAGTGCAGCCAACCTCGCGGTGATTCGGCATATCGCCTTGAATCTATTCAAGAACGAAACCTCCCGAAAGGTTGGGATTAAAGTCAAACGCAAGCGTGCCGGTTGGGATAATGACTATTTACTACGCTTGATCCGAGGTATTTAA